A window from Sphingobacterium hotanense encodes these proteins:
- a CDS encoding OmpA family protein, giving the protein MNKRLAVYGLTVATSAMMFASCSTIQNTSSTTKGAVVGTAAGGAIGALIGGKAGNTAVGAIAGAVIGGAAGTLIGKKMDKQAKEIENTVAGAEVEQVGEGILVKFDSGILFDFNSTALKASAKENIAKLVETLNKEPDTEILVLGHTDNVGTLQANQKVSDGRAASVKSYAVSQGLASGRIKTEGKNYSEPIASNDTEAGRAENRRVEIVIVASKKMQQEAKQEAGQ; this is encoded by the coding sequence ATGAATAAAAGATTAGCGGTATACGGATTAACAGTTGCAACTTCAGCGATGATGTTTGCAAGTTGTTCAACTATCCAAAATACAAGTAGCACAACAAAAGGTGCCGTAGTTGGTACGGCTGCAGGTGGTGCTATTGGAGCATTGATCGGTGGTAAAGCTGGTAACACAGCAGTTGGTGCTATCGCTGGTGCGGTTATCGGTGGTGCTGCAGGTACATTGATCGGTAAGAAAATGGACAAGCAAGCCAAAGAAATAGAGAACACTGTTGCTGGTGCTGAAGTAGAACAGGTTGGTGAAGGTATTTTGGTTAAATTTGATTCGGGAATCTTATTCGATTTCAATAGTACTGCGTTGAAAGCTAGCGCAAAAGAAAATATTGCGAAATTAGTAGAGACATTAAATAAAGAGCCGGATACTGAAATCTTAGTTTTAGGACACACAGATAACGTAGGTACGCTTCAGGCTAACCAGAAAGTATCTGATGGACGTGCGGCATCAGTGAAATCATACGCTGTATCTCAAGGTTTAGCGAGTGGACGTATCAAAACTGAAGGAAAGAACTACTCGGAGCCAATAGCATCGAACGATACAGAAGCTGGTAGAGCAGAAAACCGTCGCGTTGAGATCGTTATTGTAGCGAGCAAAAAAATGCAACAAGAGGCTAAGCAAGAAGCTGGTCAATAA